In one Pseudomonas sp. 31-12 genomic region, the following are encoded:
- a CDS encoding formylglycine-generating enzyme family protein has protein sequence MNRDLLTVPLKALALSALLAGLLPTAAQAATAPPPGKVFKDCRDCPEMVVLPAGTFTMGTPDDEIGREPDESPMHEVTFAKPFAMSRFQVTAGEWDSYVRESGVTIANGDTRPGRECVASKPRYPQGPRQPAVCMNFDDVKNYVAWLSKKTGQKYHMVSEAQREYAARGGTKGPFPFPFDEGKEYSISKLANTYGPADGYSYSSPVGSYAPNAFGMYDMHGNVYEWVEDCEHPNYVGAPTDGSAWVEPNCEAVRIRGNDWGEAPVFSRSGNRNSQYPQERGDWIGFRIVRDL, from the coding sequence ATGAACCGAGATCTATTAACTGTGCCTCTAAAGGCCCTCGCCTTGTCCGCCCTCCTCGCCGGTCTGCTGCCAACCGCCGCCCAGGCGGCCACCGCCCCGCCACCCGGCAAAGTGTTCAAGGACTGCCGCGACTGCCCGGAAATGGTCGTGCTGCCCGCCGGCACCTTCACCATGGGTACGCCGGATGATGAAATCGGTCGCGAGCCCGACGAAAGCCCGATGCACGAGGTGACCTTCGCCAAACCGTTCGCCATGAGCCGCTTCCAGGTCACCGCCGGTGAATGGGACAGCTACGTGCGCGAGAGCGGCGTGACCATCGCCAACGGCGATACCCGGCCAGGTCGCGAGTGCGTAGCCAGCAAGCCACGGTATCCGCAAGGCCCGCGTCAGCCAGCGGTGTGCATGAACTTCGATGATGTGAAGAACTACGTCGCCTGGCTCTCGAAAAAGACCGGTCAGAAGTACCACATGGTCAGCGAAGCCCAACGCGAATACGCCGCACGCGGCGGCACCAAGGGTCCGTTTCCCTTCCCGTTCGATGAAGGCAAGGAGTACAGCATCAGCAAACTCGCCAACACCTACGGGCCGGCGGATGGTTACAGCTACAGCTCGCCGGTCGGCAGCTACGCGCCGAACGCGTTCGGCATGTACGACATGCACGGCAATGTCTACGAATGGGTCGAAGACTGCGAGCATCCGAACTACGTCGGCGCGCCCACCGATGGCAGCGCCTGGGTAGAACCCAACTGCGAAGCCGTGCGCATTCGCGGCAACGACTGGGGCGAAGCG